From a single Pseudalkalibacillus hwajinpoensis genomic region:
- the thiM gene encoding hydroxyethylthiazole kinase: protein MKKPQAAALITKVREESPLVFNITNTVVTNFTANGLLATGASPVMAYAREEAADMAQIAGALVLNIGTLTNEVVEAMLIAGKAANDMNIPVILDPVGAGATPYRTSTARRILKEVDVQFIRGNAAEIANIAGKTWAIKGVDATKDAGNKAVLAQKVATMFGSTVVVTGAVDTITNGTTTINLTNGHQVLTKVTGTGCLLSSILGAFAAVEADSILAATGALSFFSVASEKAAELTGGNRPGSFQIELLNQLALITPEEIQQAIRLN from the coding sequence ATGAAAAAACCTCAGGCTGCCGCCCTTATTACAAAAGTGAGAGAGGAATCCCCTCTTGTCTTTAATATAACAAACACCGTTGTTACCAACTTTACTGCCAACGGCCTACTCGCCACAGGCGCGAGTCCTGTTATGGCATACGCTCGTGAAGAAGCGGCAGACATGGCGCAGATCGCAGGAGCCCTTGTCCTTAACATTGGTACCCTTACGAATGAGGTTGTTGAAGCCATGCTTATCGCAGGGAAAGCTGCGAACGACATGAACATACCGGTCATTCTTGATCCTGTAGGTGCGGGTGCAACACCATACAGAACAAGCACAGCTCGTCGTATCCTAAAAGAAGTTGACGTGCAATTCATCCGTGGCAACGCAGCTGAAATTGCAAATATTGCAGGCAAAACATGGGCAATTAAAGGGGTGGATGCGACAAAAGATGCCGGTAACAAAGCCGTTCTTGCTCAAAAAGTTGCCACTATGTTCGGAAGTACTGTAGTCGTTACTGGCGCCGTCGATACCATTACGAATGGCACAACGACAATTAATCTCACAAACGGACATCAGGTTCTAACAAAAGTTACTGGCACAGGCTGCCTGCTATCGTCCATCCTCGGCGCTTTTGCAGCCGTTGAAGCAGATTCAATCCTTGCTGCCACTGGTGCACTTTCGTTCTTTAGTGTCGCGAGTGAAAAAGCAGCAGAACTCACAGGAGGAAACCGTCCGGGAAGTTTTCAAATTGAGCTACTAAATCAACTCGCTCTCATAACCCCTGAAGAAATCCAACAAGCGATTCGGCTCAATTAA